From a single Loigolactobacillus coryniformis subsp. coryniformis KCTC 3167 = DSM 20001 genomic region:
- a CDS encoding bifunctional folylpolyglutamate synthase/dihydrofolate synthase, whose amino-acid sequence MYAENYQVALTKIHSRPKMHKEGSLSRMQRAVAAFGHPEKQITAIHVAGTNGKGSVVNDLRYLANAQGMTVGTFTSPFLTHFNERISIDGEPISDEALLQLVNQVGPRVAELDAAQPENQITEFEFVTLLMLVYFAQQPIDLAIIEVGIGGLTDATNVITPLVSVITTIGYDHMALLGDTLTEIAAHKAGIIKPGQPVVSGRLPAEAQAVVSTVAEQKHSRLYRLGDDFKTSRHQALATWGETFDFTGLAQHVKGIELPMLGDYQIDNAAVAIAAFVLALQQLQQSSDAKTIKAGLAQAKWLGRLEKINDQPLIVLDGAHNEPAMHALADTLKANFSQLEIYIIFAALKDKETTKMLAILERLPNVHLILTQFNGNDRVAAASELEQASEQDLPLYTYWQEALQAVLQEASADDMLLLTGSLYFVSEVRHYFES is encoded by the coding sequence ATGTACGCAGAAAATTATCAAGTTGCCTTAACTAAAATTCACAGTCGGCCTAAAATGCATAAGGAAGGCAGTTTAAGTCGTATGCAACGGGCAGTTGCTGCCTTTGGTCATCCGGAAAAACAGATAACCGCGATTCATGTTGCTGGTACCAATGGTAAAGGATCTGTGGTCAATGATCTCCGTTATTTAGCAAATGCGCAGGGTATGACAGTAGGAACATTTACATCACCGTTTTTGACGCATTTTAATGAACGAATCAGCATTGATGGGGAACCAATCAGTGATGAAGCGTTGTTGCAGTTAGTCAACCAGGTCGGCCCACGTGTGGCCGAATTGGATGCGGCGCAACCAGAAAATCAGATCACTGAATTTGAATTTGTCACCTTGTTAATGCTTGTCTACTTTGCGCAGCAACCGATTGATTTGGCGATTATTGAGGTCGGTATCGGGGGACTGACGGATGCGACTAACGTGATCACGCCATTGGTGTCAGTGATCACTACGATTGGTTACGATCATATGGCACTGTTGGGTGACACATTGACCGAGATTGCAGCACATAAAGCGGGGATAATTAAGCCAGGTCAGCCTGTGGTCAGTGGGCGATTGCCGGCAGAAGCGCAGGCGGTAGTTAGTACTGTGGCTGAACAAAAGCACAGCCGACTGTACCGGTTAGGCGATGATTTTAAAACTTCGCGGCATCAAGCCTTGGCGACTTGGGGCGAGACTTTTGATTTCACTGGCTTAGCTCAGCACGTAAAAGGAATCGAGCTACCGATGTTAGGCGATTATCAAATTGATAATGCTGCAGTGGCCATTGCTGCCTTTGTCTTGGCGTTACAACAATTGCAGCAAAGTAGTGATGCCAAAACAATCAAGGCTGGTTTAGCACAGGCTAAGTGGCTCGGACGCTTAGAGAAGATCAACGATCAGCCGCTAATCGTTTTAGACGGGGCGCACAATGAACCGGCAATGCATGCTTTGGCGGACACGTTGAAAGCAAATTTCAGCCAACTAGAGATCTATATTATTTTTGCTGCACTGAAGGATAAGGAAACCACTAAAATGTTAGCAATTTTGGAACGGTTACCTAATGTCCATCTCATTTTGACGCAGTTTAACGGTAATGATCGGGTGGCTGCAGCTAGTGAGTTAGAACAAGCAAGTGAGCAAGATCTGCCGTTATATACATACTGGCAGGAAGCGCTGCAAGCGGTCTTGCAAGAAGCATCAGCAGACGATATGCTATTATTAACGGGTTCACTTTATTTTGTTTCTGAAGTGCGCCACTATTTTGAAAGTTGA
- a CDS encoding cysteine desulfurase family protein — protein MIYFDNSATTAAAPEVLQSYQAVSQDFFGNPSSLHALGDKADNLLQQSRQQIAQLIQAEPDEIYFTSGGTEGDNWVVKGTAIAKRQFGKHLISTEIEHPAVKNSLAQLEQLGYEVTYLPVDKRGFIDPADLKAALRSDTILVSIMAVNNEIGSVQPLKEVADILADYPRVHFHVDAVQSIGKGLLPLLRLPRIDFLTFSAHKFHGPRGTGFIYAKRGRQLAPLMTGGGQENNWRSGTENLPAIAGMAKALRLLLTDESAKVQQQQAIKTKIYQHVAQQPKVTIFSENTADFAPHILCFGIQGVRGETIVHAFEEHDIYISTTSACSSKKGTISGTLAAMHVPDEIATSAVRVSLDENNTLAEAEAFIKAFDQIYARFELINS, from the coding sequence ATGATTTATTTTGATAATAGCGCGACAACTGCGGCGGCACCAGAAGTTCTGCAGTCTTACCAAGCAGTCAGTCAGGATTTTTTTGGTAATCCGTCTAGTTTGCATGCGTTAGGCGATAAAGCCGATAATTTATTACAACAGTCGCGACAACAAATCGCTCAGTTGATCCAAGCCGAACCTGATGAAATTTATTTCACCAGTGGTGGTACCGAAGGCGACAATTGGGTCGTTAAAGGAACCGCAATCGCAAAACGCCAATTTGGTAAACATTTGATCAGCACAGAGATTGAACATCCGGCAGTTAAAAATTCATTAGCCCAATTGGAACAGTTAGGCTACGAGGTGACTTATTTACCCGTTGATAAGCGTGGGTTTATTGATCCCGCTGACTTAAAAGCAGCCTTGCGATCAGATACGATCCTAGTTTCGATCATGGCAGTCAATAATGAAATTGGTAGTGTTCAACCACTTAAAGAAGTTGCCGATATTTTGGCTGATTATCCACGAGTGCATTTCCATGTTGATGCGGTACAATCGATCGGTAAGGGACTATTACCATTACTGAGATTACCACGGATCGACTTTTTAACCTTCTCAGCGCATAAATTCCATGGTCCCCGGGGAACGGGCTTTATCTATGCGAAGCGTGGGCGCCAGTTAGCGCCTTTGATGACTGGTGGTGGTCAAGAAAACAATTGGCGTAGTGGTACAGAAAATCTACCGGCAATCGCGGGGATGGCTAAGGCATTACGTTTATTGTTAACTGATGAGTCAGCCAAGGTACAACAACAGCAGGCAATCAAAACTAAAATTTATCAGCACGTGGCGCAACAGCCTAAGGTCACAATTTTCTCGGAAAATACTGCTGATTTCGCACCGCACATTCTTTGCTTTGGCATTCAAGGTGTTCGTGGTGAAACCATCGTCCATGCTTTTGAGGAGCATGATATTTATATCTCAACCACCAGTGCTTGTTCCTCTAAAAAAGGAACGATTTCGGGTACGTTAGCAGCTATGCACGTTCCTGATGAGATTGCAACGAGTGCTGTTCGGGTTTCTTTAGATGAAAATAATACTTTGGCTGAAGCAGAGGCTTTCATCAAAGCTTTTGATCAGATTTATGCGCGTTTTGAATTGATCAACTCATAA
- the radC gene encoding RadC family protein, producing the protein MLRLETHKEPLQPREQLVYAGAASLTDQQLLAILLRTGTKQLPVMTVAAQVLQTYPQLATLAHAKISELQQITGIGQTKAIELQAALELGRRCQLAAQLRFGTIASSQQVGEMMIKRFAGCRQEHLIVVYLDTKNQIIKEQELFRGTLNASIAHPREIFAYGLQLAAARFILVHNHPSGLTEPSNYDLKFTQRVASCGELMGIECLDHLIVGQQQYSSLKERGDL; encoded by the coding sequence ATGTTAAGGCTCGAGACACATAAGGAACCATTGCAACCACGGGAGCAGTTAGTTTATGCTGGGGCGGCGAGTTTGACTGATCAACAATTATTAGCAATTTTATTACGGACGGGAACAAAACAATTGCCAGTCATGACGGTAGCCGCCCAAGTTTTGCAGACTTATCCGCAATTAGCGACTTTGGCGCACGCAAAAATCAGTGAACTGCAGCAGATCACTGGTATTGGACAAACTAAAGCGATTGAATTACAAGCCGCTTTAGAGCTAGGTCGTCGCTGTCAGTTAGCTGCTCAGTTGCGTTTTGGTACCATTGCTTCCAGTCAGCAGGTCGGCGAAATGATGATCAAACGGTTTGCTGGCTGTCGTCAGGAGCATTTAATTGTGGTTTATTTGGACACTAAGAATCAGATTATTAAGGAGCAAGAATTATTCCGGGGTACGTTAAATGCTTCGATAGCGCATCCACGGGAAATTTTTGCGTATGGGCTGCAGTTGGCGGCGGCTCGTTTTATTTTGGTGCACAACCATCCTAGTGGCCTAACCGAACCCTCGAATTATGATCTGAAATTTACTCAGCGTGTTGCGAGTTGTGGGGAGCTTATGGGCATCGAATGCTTAGATCACTTAATCGTTGGTCAACAGCAATATAGTAGCCTAAAAGAACGTGGTGATTTATGA
- a CDS encoding valine--tRNA ligase, with protein sequence MADKKQMSTKYDPHQVEPGRYEEWLKKDLFKPSGDPEAKPYSIVIPPPNVTGKLHLGHAWDTTLQDMLIRQKRMQGYDVLWLPGMDHAGIATQAKVEGHLREKGITRYDLGREKFVDEVWDWVHEYGDIIHQQWAKLGISVDYSRERFTLDEGLSKAVRKVFVELYKKGLIYRGEYIINWDPQARTALSDIEVIHQDDQGAFYHVKYPFVDPDYTFDGKNYIEIATTRPETMFGDVAVAVNPDDERYKDLVGREVVLPLQGRHLPIIADPYVDKEFGTGMVKITPAHDPNDFQVGNRHNLKRINTMNEDASMNANAGKYEGMDRFDARKAMVADLDQEGYLLRTDPIVHSVGHSERTGVQVEARLSTQWFVKMKPLAEAALKNQNGDDRVDFVPERFENTFTQWMDNVHDWVISRQLWWGHRIPAWYNKETGETYVGMEAPADPENWEQDSDVLDTWFSSALWPFSTMGWPDTDAPDFKRYFPTNTLVTGYDIIFFWVSRMIFQSLEFTGKRPFEHVLIHGLIRDEQGRKMSKSLGNGIDPMEVIEKYGADALRWFLSTGSTPGQDVRFSYSKMDAAWNFINKIWNASRFVIMNLDSTTTSTMPTADQRDLADRWILSRLNDTVKDVTRLFEDFEFGEAGRLLYNFIWNDLCDWYIEMSKEVLYGDDQTAIANKQQALAYVFEQTLKLMHPIMPFVTEELWQQLPHVGDSIVTASYPVEHTELADADAVAQMSSLIDLIRSVRNIRAEVNAPLSSPIDVMIKTTDQSTQTIFENNREYIERFVHPKALTIAADVAAPALAMSAIITGAEIYVPLAELIDLNEEIKRMEKEAAKLQSEVTRADKKLGNERFVQNAPEAVVAEQKAKRADYEQKLAAANERITELKANL encoded by the coding sequence ATGGCTGACAAAAAACAGATGTCAACTAAGTACGATCCGCATCAGGTTGAACCTGGGCGGTATGAAGAATGGCTCAAAAAAGATTTATTCAAACCAAGTGGCGATCCGGAAGCAAAACCGTATTCAATCGTGATCCCACCGCCTAATGTAACTGGTAAGCTACATTTAGGCCATGCTTGGGATACCACGTTACAGGATATGTTGATCCGTCAAAAACGGATGCAAGGGTATGACGTTTTGTGGTTACCAGGGATGGACCATGCTGGTATCGCCACTCAGGCCAAAGTTGAAGGTCACTTACGCGAAAAGGGTATTACGCGCTATGATTTAGGCCGTGAAAAATTTGTTGACGAAGTATGGGATTGGGTCCATGAATATGGTGATATCATTCATCAGCAATGGGCTAAGTTAGGTATCTCAGTCGACTATTCACGTGAACGCTTCACTTTGGATGAAGGTTTGTCCAAGGCTGTCCGTAAAGTCTTTGTTGAACTATACAAAAAAGGCTTGATCTATCGCGGTGAATATATCATCAACTGGGATCCGCAAGCGCGGACGGCTTTATCTGATATCGAAGTCATTCATCAGGATGATCAAGGCGCTTTTTATCATGTTAAATACCCGTTTGTTGATCCTGATTATACGTTTGATGGTAAGAACTACATTGAAATTGCAACCACCCGGCCAGAAACGATGTTTGGGGATGTGGCTGTTGCGGTCAACCCAGATGACGAACGTTATAAAGATCTGGTTGGTCGTGAAGTTGTCTTACCATTACAAGGGCGGCATTTACCAATCATTGCCGATCCGTACGTTGATAAGGAGTTTGGAACGGGGATGGTTAAAATTACCCCAGCCCATGATCCTAATGATTTCCAAGTTGGTAATCGCCATAATTTAAAGCGGATCAATACAATGAATGAAGATGCATCAATGAACGCCAATGCCGGCAAATATGAAGGTATGGACCGTTTTGATGCCCGTAAAGCTATGGTGGCTGATTTAGATCAGGAAGGCTACTTATTACGCACAGATCCAATCGTGCATAGTGTGGGCCATTCTGAGCGGACTGGCGTTCAAGTTGAAGCGCGCTTATCAACACAGTGGTTCGTCAAGATGAAGCCATTAGCTGAAGCGGCTTTGAAGAACCAAAATGGGGACGATCGGGTTGATTTTGTGCCTGAACGGTTTGAAAACACCTTCACGCAATGGATGGATAATGTACATGATTGGGTGATCTCACGGCAGCTTTGGTGGGGACATCGGATCCCAGCTTGGTATAACAAGGAAACTGGCGAGACGTATGTTGGTATGGAAGCGCCAGCCGATCCAGAAAATTGGGAACAAGATTCAGACGTACTTGATACGTGGTTTAGTAGTGCTTTATGGCCATTTTCAACGATGGGTTGGCCCGACACTGATGCGCCTGACTTCAAGCGCTATTTCCCAACTAACACCTTAGTAACAGGCTACGATATTATTTTCTTCTGGGTTTCCCGGATGATCTTCCAGAGCTTAGAATTTACTGGTAAACGGCCATTTGAACACGTTTTGATCCATGGTTTGATTCGTGATGAACAGGGCCGCAAGATGAGTAAATCCTTGGGTAATGGGATTGATCCAATGGAAGTTATCGAAAAGTATGGTGCCGACGCTTTACGCTGGTTCTTAAGCACTGGTTCAACTCCAGGGCAAGATGTACGCTTCTCTTATAGCAAAATGGACGCCGCATGGAACTTTATTAACAAGATCTGGAACGCCAGCCGTTTTGTGATCATGAATTTAGATTCTACGACTACGTCAACAATGCCAACTGCGGATCAACGTGACTTGGCTGATCGCTGGATCTTGAGTCGTTTAAATGACACCGTCAAAGACGTGACGCGCTTATTTGAAGACTTTGAATTTGGTGAAGCGGGCCGCTTGCTTTATAATTTCATCTGGAACGATCTTTGTGATTGGTACATTGAAATGAGTAAAGAAGTCTTGTACGGCGATGATCAGACGGCCATTGCAAACAAACAACAGGCTTTAGCTTATGTTTTCGAACAAACGTTGAAATTAATGCATCCGATCATGCCATTTGTTACTGAAGAATTATGGCAACAATTACCACATGTCGGGGATTCGATCGTGACGGCTAGCTATCCTGTTGAACACACTGAACTGGCTGATGCTGATGCGGTGGCGCAAATGTCTAGCTTGATTGATCTGATTCGTTCAGTTCGTAATATTCGGGCGGAGGTCAATGCGCCATTATCCAGCCCAATTGATGTGATGATCAAAACAACGGATCAATCGACGCAGACTATCTTTGAGAACAATCGGGAATACATCGAGCGCTTTGTTCATCCTAAGGCCTTGACGATTGCGGCGGATGTTGCGGCGCCAGCTTTGGCGATGTCGGCAATTATTACGGGCGCCGAGATCTATGTACCACTAGCTGAGTTGATCGATCTGAATGAAGAAATCAAAAGGATGGAAAAGGAAGCAGCTAAATTACAGAGTGAGGTTACGCGGGCTGATAAAAAATTAGGTAATGAGCGTTTCGTGCAAAATGCACCTGAAGCGGTTGTCGCTGAACAAAAAGCTAAACGCGCTGACTATGAACAAAAATTAGCAGCTGCTAACGAACGAATTACTGAATTGAAAGCTAATTTATAG
- the ezrA gene encoding septation ring formation regulator EzrA has translation MELILIGIIILALVLYVGVIFYQRRNSKQIDALQDREQKLTKLPFKKTMSAARQQGLAGQSQEEYAKWQERLQEIQKNCFADLERKLLLAETTNNRYRFFAAAKTIKELKQQLTTVQQALDEIMAGFGQIQADATANQTKAKELRELYQKLRKQLLTKSFSYGAAADGLEEKLSYLETSFDKYNRFTKSGDHVEGKAILGQLDKDITELNDLMKRIPPRFKELNNEFPEQLEELRQGYRRLADEAYQFYDIDIPAELTDLDQHINTTRKSLKKLDLTAIEATDQDIARRIDHLYDVMEAEIKAHEEVESRHDELQAFINHAQKQNRELQDELDHLNQSYSLNNNEISQAQELKHQLDEIRTTFENDMQEVAGQTAVYSMVAENYSTAFAALTEIEKKQKAINDSVQGLRRGEEEAQRSLQSFEFEIRNVKRQVEKLNLPGLPRHYLDFFFIVADEITKLDQELNQVKIDLDVITKELITTQEDLNKLKEETNALIDSALLTEQLLQYANRYRHSHADVAQASDEALRLFNSEYDYKQAAETIATVLEQVEPGSYKKVEESFYKTKDQELKV, from the coding sequence ATGGAGTTAATTTTGATCGGTATTATTATTTTAGCATTAGTGCTATATGTCGGGGTGATTTTTTACCAGCGACGTAATTCTAAGCAGATCGATGCACTGCAAGATCGAGAACAGAAGCTGACTAAATTACCGTTCAAAAAAACGATGAGTGCTGCACGGCAGCAGGGCTTAGCGGGACAAAGTCAAGAAGAATACGCTAAGTGGCAGGAACGTTTACAAGAGATTCAGAAAAATTGCTTTGCTGATTTAGAGCGTAAATTATTATTAGCGGAAACGACCAATAATCGTTATCGTTTCTTTGCAGCAGCAAAGACGATCAAAGAGCTGAAGCAGCAATTGACTACCGTTCAACAAGCTCTGGATGAGATCATGGCTGGTTTTGGTCAGATTCAAGCTGATGCAACGGCAAATCAAACGAAGGCCAAAGAATTACGTGAACTTTATCAGAAGTTACGTAAACAGTTATTGACCAAGAGCTTTTCGTATGGAGCCGCTGCTGACGGCTTAGAAGAAAAATTAAGTTATTTAGAAACATCCTTTGATAAGTATAATCGGTTTACTAAATCTGGTGATCATGTCGAAGGTAAAGCAATTTTAGGCCAATTGGACAAAGATATCACTGAGTTGAATGATTTGATGAAACGGATCCCGCCCCGTTTCAAAGAATTAAATAATGAATTTCCGGAACAATTAGAAGAATTACGTCAAGGTTATCGGCGTCTGGCCGATGAGGCGTATCAATTCTATGATATTGACATTCCAGCTGAATTAACTGATCTAGATCAACATATTAATACTACTAGAAAATCACTTAAGAAATTAGATTTAACGGCGATCGAGGCAACCGACCAAGATATTGCACGGCGGATCGATCACTTGTATGATGTAATGGAAGCTGAAATCAAGGCACATGAAGAAGTTGAATCGCGCCATGATGAATTACAAGCTTTTATCAATCACGCCCAGAAACAAAATCGTGAATTACAAGATGAACTGGATCATTTAAATCAAAGTTACAGTCTAAATAATAATGAAATAAGTCAAGCACAAGAGTTAAAACATCAATTAGACGAAATTCGGACAACGTTTGAGAATGATATGCAGGAAGTAGCTGGTCAGACGGCAGTCTATTCAATGGTTGCGGAAAATTATAGCACCGCCTTTGCAGCTTTGACTGAGATCGAAAAGAAACAAAAAGCAATCAACGATAGTGTTCAAGGATTGCGGCGTGGTGAAGAAGAAGCCCAACGTTCGTTGCAATCATTTGAGTTTGAGATCCGTAATGTTAAACGTCAGGTTGAAAAACTTAATCTTCCTGGGCTGCCACGGCATTATTTAGATTTCTTCTTTATTGTCGCTGATGAGATCACTAAACTTGATCAGGAATTAAATCAAGTTAAGATCGATCTAGATGTGATCACCAAGGAGCTGATCACTACCCAAGAAGACCTAAACAAGCTGAAAGAAGAAACCAACGCTTTGATCGACAGTGCACTATTGACTGAGCAGTTACTGCAATACGCCAATCGATATCGGCATAGTCATGCCGATGTGGCGCAAGCTAGTGATGAAGCGCTGCGTTTATTTAATAGCGAATATGATTACAAACAAGCGGCTGAAACCATTGCCACTGTTTTAGAGCAAGTCGAACCAGGTAGTTATAAAAAAGTTGAAGAAAGCTTCTATAAAACGAAGGATCAGGAGTTAAAGGTTTGA
- the thiI gene encoding tRNA uracil 4-sulfurtransferase ThiI translates to MEYTEIMVRYGELSTKGKNRRSFIDRLYSNTRKALHRFPALEIHARRDRLHVVLHGEDSAAVMKRLGQVFGIQNFSPSIRVERDMDQVRATAIAMIKEQYQPGDTFKVNTRRSDHNFELDTNEMNAELGGVILDNVPGITVRVHKPEITLRVEVRLDGIYLSSRTIQGAGGLPVGTAGRGMLMLSGGIDSPVAGYLAMKRGVAIQMVHFFSPPYTSAKALAKAKELTSKLAPYAGSIQFIEVPFTHIQEEIKNKVPEGYLMTVQRRLMLRLTDKIREQQRGLAIFNGEALGQVASQTMESMVAINDVTTTPILRPVVSMDKNEIIKIAEEIDTFNLSIMPFEDCCTIFAPPAPKTRPNLEKTRAYEKFIDVEGLMAEALAGIKMTEIKADEEFLSQDQTEIASLL, encoded by the coding sequence ATGGAATATACAGAAATTATGGTGCGCTACGGTGAATTATCAACTAAAGGTAAAAACCGGCGCAGCTTTATCGATCGTTTATACAGTAATACACGCAAGGCGCTACATCGTTTTCCAGCGTTAGAAATTCATGCTCGCCGTGATCGGTTACACGTTGTTTTGCATGGTGAAGACAGTGCCGCAGTGATGAAACGTTTAGGCCAAGTTTTTGGCATTCAAAACTTTTCACCATCGATCCGAGTAGAACGTGATATGGATCAGGTCCGGGCAACCGCAATCGCTATGATTAAGGAACAATATCAGCCTGGTGACACATTTAAGGTCAATACGCGTCGTTCAGATCATAACTTTGAATTAGACACCAACGAAATGAACGCCGAGCTTGGTGGCGTAATTTTGGACAATGTTCCAGGAATTACGGTGCGTGTGCATAAGCCAGAAATCACATTGCGAGTTGAAGTTCGTTTGGATGGTATTTATTTATCTAGCCGGACGATTCAAGGTGCTGGTGGGTTGCCAGTTGGGACTGCCGGTCGGGGTATGTTGATGTTATCTGGTGGAATCGATTCGCCAGTGGCTGGTTATTTAGCCATGAAGCGTGGTGTAGCGATTCAAATGGTGCACTTTTTTAGCCCGCCATATACGAGTGCCAAAGCGCTAGCCAAGGCCAAGGAATTGACTTCAAAATTAGCACCGTATGCTGGTAGCATTCAGTTTATTGAAGTGCCATTTACGCATATTCAAGAAGAAATCAAAAATAAAGTGCCTGAAGGCTATTTGATGACTGTACAGCGGCGTTTAATGTTACGTTTGACTGATAAAATTCGTGAACAACAGCGAGGGTTAGCTATTTTTAATGGGGAAGCCTTAGGTCAAGTCGCCTCACAGACAATGGAAAGTATGGTCGCAATCAATGATGTGACCACAACACCAATTTTGCGGCCAGTTGTTTCAATGGATAAAAACGAGATCATCAAAATTGCCGAAGAAATCGATACGTTTAATTTATCGATCATGCCGTTTGAAGATTGCTGTACGATTTTTGCGCCACCAGCACCAAAGACACGGCCTAACTTGGAAAAGACGCGGGCCTATGAAAAGTTCATTGATGTTGAGGGCTTGATGGCTGAAGCGTTAGCTGGTATTAAAATGACTGAAATTAAAGCTGACGAAGAATTTTTGTCTCAAGATCAGACTGAAATCGCCAGTCTGCTTTAA
- a CDS encoding HAD family hydrolase: MKVQGVIFDMDGLMFDSEKLYYQANLAAAKQMKLDYSDDYYERFIGASDEDLMAFFREAFGSEAQVQEFMRLTYQAIDQAIHQGRLEKKPGLDELIAYLEQQQISKAIASSNFKTKISDFLTATQTASHFPTIISMDDVAKGKPAPDLFAAARAALGTPAAETLVLEDSLNGLLAAQAAGIPCIIVPDLIKPTVQMQAQALTIVPDLLAVRDFIRNNH, encoded by the coding sequence ATGAAGGTACAAGGCGTAATTTTTGATATGGATGGCTTGATGTTTGATTCCGAAAAGTTATACTATCAGGCCAATTTAGCGGCGGCAAAGCAAATGAAACTCGATTATAGTGACGACTACTATGAGCGTTTTATTGGCGCCTCTGATGAAGACTTAATGGCCTTTTTCCGTGAGGCTTTTGGTAGTGAAGCGCAAGTGCAAGAATTTATGCGGCTGACCTATCAAGCGATCGATCAGGCCATTCATCAAGGAAGATTGGAAAAAAAGCCAGGTTTGGATGAATTGATTGCTTATCTAGAGCAACAACAAATCAGTAAGGCAATTGCTTCGAGTAATTTTAAAACTAAAATCAGTGATTTTTTGACGGCCACGCAAACGGCTAGTCATTTTCCAACGATCATTTCAATGGATGATGTCGCTAAAGGTAAGCCGGCGCCAGACTTGTTTGCAGCAGCACGGGCAGCTTTGGGGACGCCCGCGGCAGAAACCTTAGTGCTTGAGGATTCGCTGAATGGGCTTTTAGCTGCTCAGGCGGCGGGAATTCCTTGTATTATCGTACCCGATTTGATCAAGCCAACTGTTCAAATGCAGGCCCAAGCATTGACGATCGTACCTGATCTGTTGGCGGTTCGTGATTTTATCAGAAATAATCACTGA